The genomic stretch TAATTGTGAAAAGTCCTAAACACTCCAAAATGATGAAGAGGGTTAAATGAGTTGTACAGGTCTGCAAAGCTTTGCTCTTTGTGTcagagtgtttgtttttaaagcatgcaAGCAAAATCTGAAGGTAGGTGTAGAGAATCATACCCACGGCGAACACTTGCAAGCCGGCTGTGATGAACAGTCCGTAAATGTTGTTGATGGTGGTGTCTGCACAAACTAGTGCAAGCAGAGAGGGATTGTCACAGTAAGTTTGCGATATTAAAGATCTGCACCGAGGCAGCCGTAGTAGTAAGAAGAACAGCACGCCAATCAAGAGCAGGGCCACGAGCCACACCGATGCGATTATTTTCGCGATGTGGCTGTTGGTCATTATGGTGCTGTACTTCAGTGGGTTGCATATGGCGATGTACCTGTCGTAAGCCATGGCAGAGAGGATTAAAGCAGCAGTAACCCAATAAACGTGGACGAAGAACGCCTGAGCGATGCAGTTGGAGGCCTCGATGTACCTGGAGTCCAGCAGGATCTCTTTGATGAGTTGCAGGAAGAAGGTTGAGGAGCCAATGAGGTCATTGATGGGCAGGTTAAAGAGCAAGAAGTACATAGGCTGGTGGAGGCTCTTATTCATGATAATGGTGGCCATCAGGAAAACATTACTGAAGATAATTAAAAGGTAGCTCAGCATGGcgaaaataaatgcagcataCACCCCTTGAGGAGGTAGGTCAAAGCCTTGCAGTGTCAGAATGTCTGTTGAGTTTGAAGAAATTTCAACCATTGTTAAATATTCACAAGTCTCACCTAACAGAAGCCACAAGAAGCATTATTCCTGAATGGCAGAAATTCTCTTGAAAAAGCATTTAAGAAGAATCTGAGAATGTTGAAAGCTTAATTCTTGTGAGGACATACATAATAGCATATAATAGCATCAGCATATATAATACTTGcactccttctctccttctctttgaCCTGCAGAACCAACAGGGTTCAGTTTCACTCTCTGAACAGACGACGCATTAAACTCCGGTCACACTGCAAGCGGGGCAGAATGTGCTTTTTATATAGCATCCTTCCCTCATTAGGTAGAGCACTGCCCATTCTGAAGTCCCCTGGCGTGGCTGATGTTAGATCTACATGTGATGAGTGGGGCCTTTATGGTTTTTTCCTCTGAGGAGAGCATAcagttgaaaacaaaacactttttttgcagGGGTGGTGTTTATGTGTAAAGGGTGAATAACAATCAccataaattaatattgcatatgtgtatgtatataggGGAGACTGAGGCACAATCTAACATGGGGAATGTTTAGACATGAATGGAGTATTTGTTTTCACAAGTGAAGTGTTTTTTGATAAATTACTGATGTGTGTACACCACAGACTCCAAATACATCTCATTTAAACCACTGTCTTGTGGGTTATAAGATTGTATAGTTTTGACACATAACAACACTAGCAAGCAGAAGCTGTGCACCATGCAGAAGTACAACTAGCATAGCTTCCACCTATAGCAAATACATGCC from Anguilla anguilla isolate fAngAng1 chromosome 12, fAngAng1.pri, whole genome shotgun sequence encodes the following:
- the LOC118209680 gene encoding olfactory receptor 1509-like, whose protein sequence is MVEISSNSTDILTLQGFDLPPQGVYAAFIFAMLSYLLIIFSNVFLMATIIMNKSLHQPMYFLLFNLPINDLIGSSTFFLQLIKEILLDSRYIEASNCIAQAFFVHVYWVTAALILSAMAYDRYIAICNPLKYSTIMTNSHIAKIIASVWLVALLLIGVLFFLLLRLPRCRSLISQTYCDNPSLLALVCADTTINNIYGLFITAGLQVFAVADQQESFSPISIHVSSA